One window from the genome of Cyanobacteriota bacterium encodes:
- a CDS encoding AAA family ATPase, with translation MSFGFSHYYGDDDYGMRGNNSQGQGLLRSGWRPLHRQFDPAFFLQLVTHDFWGMAQKGINALSHVADALGRTNYSWWANLLHAISDNSRYELDEFLDYITPQPPTPDYRHRDVLSTETPITHVVSRAAIPIDYVLTRFQEVTILKVLELLGTPTLITQYYLERHFYYPTERFTSW, from the coding sequence ATGAGCTTTGGGTTTTCGCATTATTACGGTGATGATGACTACGGAATGAGGGGAAATAACTCCCAGGGACAGGGGTTGCTGCGATCAGGCTGGCGACCCCTTCATCGTCAGTTCGATCCTGCCTTTTTCTTACAATTAGTCACTCATGACTTTTGGGGCATGGCTCAAAAGGGCATCAATGCCCTGAGTCATGTTGCTGATGCCCTAGGGCGTACCAACTATAGTTGGTGGGCAAACTTGCTCCATGCTATTTCCGATAACAGTCGGTATGAGTTAGATGAATTTTTAGACTACATCACACCCCAGCCGCCAACTCCAGATTATCGACACCGAGATGTACTGAGCACAGAAACACCCATTACCCACGTGGTTAGTCGTGCCGCAATTCCCATCGACTATGTGCTGACTCGATTTCAAGAAGTTACAATCCTCAAGGTCTTAGAGTTACTAGGTACGCCCACGCTCATTACCCAGTACTACCTAGAACGGCATTTTTACTACCCTACAGAGCGCTTTACTAGCTGGAA